The Elaeis guineensis isolate ETL-2024a chromosome 5, EG11, whole genome shotgun sequence DNA segment gatccgAGACATGATCCGAAATCTGcgtacttttcaccagcatgtcatccacgtatacttccatgttgcgcccaaTCTGGtccttaaagaccttattgacaagtcgctggaagatggcgccggcattcttcagcccgaagggcattactcgatagcagtagaggcccttgggggtcacgaaggcagtgtgctcctcatcttcggacaCCATTcgaatctgattgtacccgataaaagcgtccatgaagctgagcagtcaaaatccggacgtcgcatccaccagctggtcgatctttggaaacggaaagctatcttttggacaggcccgattcaggtcggtgtagtcaatacaaatcctccacttttcgttggttttcttgaccatgacaacattgacgagccaatcgggatatgtggcttctctgatgaagcccacttcgagcagcttgtcaacttctttgtcgatggccttctgtcattCGGGAGCAAAAGATCTCTTCTTCTGCCTCactggcctcatcgtcgggtcgatgttaagtcgatgggttattgtctctggggggatgcccgacatatctgctgccgaccaagcaaatatgtcggcgttggccgtcagcagctctgtCAACTGTTGCCGTTCTGGGTCGGATAGTTGAGATCCGACCCATACCTTCCGGTCGGGATTTTTCGCTATCGGGATCgacacgagctgctcggccggcgagccCCGTTCTGCCTCCTTccgttggtctagtttgtcgatcgtcagggagcccctcaactcgtcgctttgagcggagatctggaagtatcggcgagcgagctgttggtctccgtgcatctccccgactccgttcctggtcggaaaccgaaccaagagatggtacgtcgagacaatcgccttgaAGACGTTTAGTTCGGGTctcccaagtatggcgttgtaagccgaagGCACTTGAACAACCGCGAAAGTCAAATGAATCGtactttatcgtggttcggtgccgaccgtcacgggcagggtaatttcaccttccgtcgcgacggcgtccccggcaaagcctatcaagggcgttgggaccctcttgagtcggtcggttgatagtcacatccgggagaaggtcgagtaaaacaaaacgtttgttgaacttccattatctacaaaaattctctttacatcatagtttgctattgttgccgagacaacaacagcgtcatcgtggggagtttggatgccccgaacgtcttcttctgtaaaagtaatcacgtcgtccgggcgcagctttttcgtcggctcccctcctacCAACGTCCCCGGGCCGAGTcgcttggaaatcatattgatgaccccgaccgtcggctgattagtcgtcgcttcctcagtcggctggggttGTCGGTCGGCCACTGgccgagtcggcgggttcctccgaaatttaccgagataccctcggtggatgagagcttcgatctcatccttaagctggatgcattgctcggtattgtgaccGTGGCtccggtggaatcggcagtacttccgtcggtcgaggccttttgccttcagaggcggaggccgtcgcaggtattcttccccctcgatctccatcagaatttacgcacggggagcagagagaggagtgtaggagtcatacctggggcgtatcggtcttggagtctgccgtcggggcgacttCTGGTTTCGTCGCGGAGgcgagacccgaccatcggtcgggggcctgctaggtctGTCGGGGTCCcaacccttccttcgcttctcctttggGCCCTTGAATTCGATCGAgcgccggtcggaggctccttcgtccgtacgcatgtatttgtacgcacactccaatagttcggcatacgtccgagggagggtcttgtccagggagtaagtaAAACGGGAcaccctcagcccccgtttcatggccgagatggccatgtcttcgttgaggtcccggacctcaagcgtagcCGTATTAAATcgcaccacgaagtgtcggagcgtctcattttctccctgtttgagggagaaaaggctgtctgacgttcgtggtggcttccgactggtgctgaagtgagccacgaaagagtgttcgagctgtccgaaggagtagatacttcccgatcgaagatcgaagtatcaggccctggcagctttgcggagcgtggcggggaagccgatgcaaaagagagcatcggtcgccccctgaatcgtcatgagagctttgtagctcttcaagtggtcgattgggtcggtggagccgtcgtatggctctacgtgcggcatcttgaaccgactgaggatcggttcattgagaatgagtcgggagagaggttgggcggtctggaagtcgacgtcgttcgaagacttctgtccgtccacctgcaactgtgcgagccgacggtcgattttctcgaaccggcgttcgtagtcgtccgtccgtcggtgctgggagaccctaggagtggagtctccggaagatttcgagagggaggcggacggcgttcgcggtcgcttctccttcctcgctcgttccagctgggagggagaaagcTGTTGGGATCGATGGGCATCGTGCCGCGGCCGCGCCTCCTctctgtgggagcgctgtggcaggcgcTCCCGCGGAGACGACGGAGATtggcgcgggcgtcggcggctgctcctggagggcattggACGTGCCGTCGGTCGCCCGACCGGTGATGGCGGCAGCcgtgccggttgttgctggaggcttttgaccgcatccgtcaacATGGTCATCTACCGTACAAtcaccgcgatctgcgcctccgtggtgatcgcggggtgcggagagctaggttccgccgcAGAGGGTgacggagaggcctcttcccgacgggaagagcgcctcgtcgacccggtgactctcgatcgttgagctcttgtctttgtcattagtactacccccctacctggcgcgccaatctgttgcggccaatccccccgtcgcctgatcgccgggaacgagcacctgcaaaagaaagtccgcactgaccggaggcggctccggtggggaccctccgatggtcaagtcagagaggagactaggcaacagtgagaagaaagcaaagaactcaacgagagagagagagggagagcaagCCTGTGTCTTTTTTTTCCATGCCTCaagcactgtagccttccccgatatatatagtggagcgtagtatggcgccgtcattaatggcgcagacaattgaggaattgtcaactcactgtagactgtcagagtcgccgtgaaagtgtcacgtcgccgtggagctgtcaaatcactagggttgacaatgccctaggcgggataatgcccttaggcggtagtgccgcatgctgctgttagggctgacagtctctggctgcagtacggcgatcggaggagttgatcgaccttaggtcggtggccagctgagtggcgtcgggtggagattcgaaccccttcgacggtcagtcgggcatgttgcgagagtcggccatcggacttgctggtgcagtcggtcgggagagcggagaaggtctgcccgaccgacatatcctcagtcggtagagAGTCGTTAATCGGTCGGTAATGTCGTCCggcgatcggtcggtcggccgaTCGGATAGGCTCGATCATAAGTCGgcgtgagtggggtcggtcggtattccccaacagtaatAATAATTATTGGTCATTAAATGTCTAAAGAAGGTGATTATTGTAGTTGTTATTGTTAATGCATGCGAGTAGTAGCAACAAAGGTCAATGTGGATCTTGAATTATAACACTGATCATTATAAATTGCAAATCTGAGCATTATGTGATCTGAAatgccgttttttttttttttttttggtgatttgTACCTTTATGCACATTTGCCGTGACATATACGCATGGAGTAAATGTTTTGtgatagagagagaagaaaacgAGTTAGCAAAAGCTTTTGCCATGCTACCATTAGTTATTCAGCTGCCAAAGTTCTACCATGCAAGTTGGCATTGTTAACTGTTGATCAGCTAATGCCTATGCATGGTTTTCCTGACAATTACTCAAGAATGTAGGTATCAACAACCCATACCATATGGATCATGtattaaatatgatatttttttacgaATTCTCAATTAAACTATGTCTAGTTTGGCACTGTACATTATTGAGCTTTAGTTTCGGAGGAGTTAAGAGTATTTATCTAGAAATGCTTGTTTAAGCCGTGTCATGAGCTAGCATAATTATCTAACAAATACATGTGCAAGCAAGCAACAACAATGTATGCTACTATTAATCATGTAGCATGATGTTATAAACTTTTTTAATTGCATGCTTCAAATTTAAAGTGTTGCAATGTAGAGGTCCACATAATCTGATTCCACATTTCTTATACATTGCACAAATACTTCTAAGATAGATATCTTTACATTTTTACTACTCAGAAGAAATCTAGAAATATCTAATACAAGCACATTGATTAATTAAATTTTCTAGTTAGCCGCTCTGGAAAGACAAATAAGAGAGCGAGGATATCTAACCCCTatttctaatgaaaaagattaaagatAATGCATGCTTACTATTTTAATTACTTTAACAATGTCCTTTTCGATGCCTTTGTGTGATAATAAAAATTACCTTGATTCATACAAAAGATGAACAATTTCAATTTTGGATCCATATCTATTTTGGTTTCCTTTTTATCTAACCATGGACATGAAAGGGCCACCTATATAGCGGCTAGCCAAATCACCATCAGAGGTCCCTGAGATGCGCAGGGTCCTCGCAGTCAGCTGCGCTCGCATCGTCGAGCGACCGCAGGCAACTGCGACCTGGTCTCGTCCATTCTTGAACCCTTACGGTCCTCCTCGGGAACGAAAACCGCTTGACCCGCGGAGCTTAAGCAACCAAAGAGCGCTTTGGAACCCAAATTCCATATCCGTATCCTTCCTCTCCTCCATTGTTCTCCCGCTTCTCCCCATTCCGACATGAAGGCGGGCGGCAGAACACCGGATGGGTGCTCGAGAGGGCGAGGGATCCCTCGGGGTCGCGAATGGGTAGGCCGATTCGTCGATTTGTTAAAAAGTCTCCTCGTTTATTTGATTTTGTTATATTCGATACTAGAAGGATGAGATTCGTTCTCATGGTGACGTTGGTGATGGGTTTCTGAGTTCTGTTTCTCGAATTTGTGAAGGAATTTGAGATGTGGGTTGCGCTTGGTTGCATTTCGCAAGGAAAGTCGGTTTTTTGTGTAGCATTATGGGAATTAGGGCTTGGAGAACAACAAAAAGACATTCTTTTGTACTTGTTAGGGTATTGATTGGGAGTTCTAGAGCAAAACCTAGTTTTTCTTTGTCTGAGATGCGATACCGTGAGGAGTGCCATGTGAAATTTGGAACTGAATGGGGAAAAAAATGGCGCCTTTTGAACATTTTCTCTTGGCATCtcatcgtttttttttttttaacttgcaaaATATGGATTAGGACATTTGGAAATTGGAGGGGGTTAGGAACATTGTGGTTTTTCTGGAGCCGCGATTTAGTATAGATTATGATTTTATTTCTTCTCTAATTCACATTCACTGTACCTGTTAATATAGTGGTATGAATTTTGTGACTGCACTCAGTTGATTCTGTTTCTGTGCTTCTGCTGATTCTCTGAAATAGAGAATTTAGTAACTGACATTGAGTGTGTTAGGAACTTTTTGCTTGTGAGCATTTCAGTATGAAAATTGAACCACGGAGGTAGTGCTGAAAAGCTGATGCACTGTTGGCAGGAGTATGTCCTCTAATGATAGTTTTCTGATAATGTTACCAATTTTGCTCAATCTTGTTATTGGAATCGATAGTATGATATAGCTGAGATGTTATGAGGACCTAAGTCAAGAGGCACACTGGCCCAAAGTTTCTTTTACAATGCTGTTTTTTCAAGTATACTAGACGTGATAGGTTTTTTGCACAAGAAAAGGGATCCTATATTTCTTTTATTATGTTTTTATCCATCTTGGGAAAAGAGGTGCTGATTAGAAGCTATACCACTTGCTCATCTGAAGcttcaaagaagagaaagaggatttTGTTTATAGACCACTTAAAGGCACTGTGAAAGCAGTGTTTTGCGGCAAAGGAGAAACAGGATCTAAATAGTTTGGTGATTAGATGAGCCTGCTAGGAGTTCTTGAAAGAAGCAAACAGATTGGTAAAGAATGACGAGGAACCAGAGTGGAAGCCCATGATTGGGAACTTTATGGATTTCTCCAGTGACTGCTTTCTAAGCTTTGATCGTTGCGTCAGCTTTACAGTTGCTGGTTTTACATTTTCTATGCTTTGCTGGCCGAATTCATAACTCACAATCCAATAGTTTAGAATGCAGTCATCACAACTATTCTTACTTCAAATGTTTAGGTATGGAAATAAGAGGAAGATgatttctctttaaaaaaaaaaaaaaaagatggatatCTGTAATGACTTTAACATAATTACATTCATAACTGCTATACCATCTTGTGCATATCAgtcataatttcataaaaattgctTGTATTACAGTAACAATGGCTTGAGTGCTTTTATGAAATTTTGGATTGAAATTATAGGCATCTGGTGGCAAGCCTTCTGTGTATTGGGATGATGGGCGTTCTGTTTCCTCTTCCAGAGGTCTTAGCGACAAAACTCCACCAATTGTCAGACCAGAGCAGGGAGGCATTTCTTCAGAGAAAGTGCAGGATAGCAATGCTACAGAACATTCTAACCATGGTGCAGATATATGCCCTTTTGACATCTGCACGAGAGATAGCACAGGCCCTGTTAAGCTAAATCTTTCTCTACTTCAAGTCAATAGAGAAAAAAGAAGGGAACGTGAACTCACCAGGAATGTCCCTCAGCACAGGTATTTAAGACCTGGGATGATCCTATTAAAGAACTTTATTAGTCATCAAAATCAGGTAATTTTTAATCATGTAAATCAGTCTTCTTTGTTTCCTTTGAAATTATTGAATCAGCCTTGCCTTATGAGGCATCATCAgaagtttagatctgatttgtgCAAGTTTTGTTTATTCAACGAATTAGGTCCAAATTATTAAAATATGCCGAGAACTTGGTCTTGGATTAGGAGGATTCTACAGACCAGGGTACCGGGATGGTGCAAAGTTACATTTGCAGATGATGTGCCTGGGCAAGAATTGGGATCCAGAGTCAAGGTTATATGGAGATAAACGCCCATTTGATGGTGCTGTACCACCCAAAATTCCTGAAGAATTTAAAAAGTTGGTTGAAGGTGCTATTCAAGCATGTCATGACTTTTTAAGGCAAAACAGTAAAAGTAATAAAAGTGTCGAAGATGAACTTCCAGGGATGTCACCTGATATCTGCCTGGTCAACTTTTATAGTACCAGTGGAAGGCTTGGCCTTCACCAGGTGCGTACATGAGTTGCCTGTTAATTGTAGTGTCGAAAACAATTCATCTGTTTATTCAACATGCAACTTTTTGAGTATCCGTTATCATAGTTGGGATGTAAAACATATATTAGTCCATTACATTGATACAGCTCGCCATTTCTACCATtatctcatatctaaaaattGGATTGATCTTCAAAAAGATGGAATGGCCTTTTTGACGAACGGGAACAACAATACAGATGTGTGTAAAACTCATTAAGGTAGTAGACTTCACTGGATTTTCAAATTTCGcacaagtttttttaaaaaaaagaaagacttCAAGTGTATATTTTGTGGTATTGGTTAAAACTTAATACATTTTCAGGACTATATTCTTCTTAGTTTCTCTTTTGTCTTCACCATGGAAAGGTCTTACTGCTGGCTTTACATTTAATGGATCACAATTAAGCTTCTCAGATTCCTGGCATTAGCACTTTGAACCACTGTCGACCAGTTTCTAAGTATTGTTGGATATCATTTTCCTGCAGTGCATTATGGAGTCCCcagcaacacacacacacacacgaagaagaagaagagagagagacacacaaTTGTCTGTATTTCAAATGAAGTGGAGTTGTTTTTATAGAGATGCCGAACTTCAAATTTCTAGATTTGTATATCAATATCACCAATTCTCCTTATGCGAAATCTGAGGTTTCCATTCATTCTTTCTTGTAGTGCACGCACATTCTAAGTAACGGTTTATATCAAGGAATTATATGTTTATTTACTTTCAGAAAAAAGTGATTgacaattcattttttttttttgatgcagtGTTTCTGTAAGTGTAGAGTTGTCTGTATTTCACATCAATCAGATTTGTTTGTTGAGATCCCAGACTTTtcttctaaatttatatatcaatatatcCAATTACCGCTGTCATTCCCGTAAAATGTGTTATTCCATTCATCCTTTCTCATATTGTGCATGCTACACTCCTAATGATGGTTCTACCAAAAAACTTCATTTTCATTTACTTGAATTGAAGAAGTGATCTAACATTCTATTTACTTAATGCAATTGTCTCTGTGAGTATGCAGGACAGAGATGAGAGTAAAGACAGTCTTCATAAAGGGTTACCTGTTGTTTCCTTCTCTTTGGGCGATTCTGCTGAATTCCTGTATGGAGCTGAGAGAGATGTGGATAGGGCTGAAAAGGTTGTGCTTGAATCTGGCGATGTTTTATTATTTGGTGGCAAGTCCAGGCTTATATTTCATGGAGTCCCGTGTGTTCAGGTGAACACAGCACCTAAGCTTCTGATTGAGGAGACCAAGCTCAAGCCTGGACGACTCAATCTCACATTCAGGCAATATTGACATGCATGTTTCCTCTGGAATCTATAGCTGACATAGATAGTTTCCTCATCTGTTTTTCAAAACGTGATATGATTCTGCTTGCATCATGTCCtgtatatatttagattaaaatcaacTAAACTAGATGTTTTCATATTACTTGAGTTCAGTCGAAATTTATTCTTCTGTACTTATGGGAGACTTGATTTCTTACTGGTCTTACTTTTGCTCAATTACTGGTAAGACTACAGCGTTCTTAATCAACCCACTTCTCAGAGAGAGAGGTCACTGGTTAAAATGACTGTTgatttccaaaaaaaaagaagaaaaaaaaaattcggcAAGCCTACCCAAAAGAAAGGACTGTTGGAAATTGGGCATTACAGcattcaagaaaaagaaaaacaagaagaaaatgAGTGTGTGGATAATATCTCATTCATGACTCTTGCTCCTAGTTATGGAGCTTCTTAACACTCGACACTTTACTAACTTGACGGACTGTAATATACTGTAGAACTCCAGCCTCAACTTGCACTTCTTCTGTATGTATCTAATCAAAAGCGAGATGGGAGGGAATCTGGATCATCATTTGCATAGACCTTAAAGTTATTTTGGTTATAAGCCAGACGAAATAGCTTGCAAGATCAAAGAAGGCGTTGAGGATGTTCAGCCAACCAAAAGTCCTTCCAAAATAAAGTGTCTTCGTCATCTGCCACTTTGACTCTCATGCAGCTAAAAAACCACTCTTCTGCTGCAAGAACGCCTATCCAAAGAGGCAAGCCGAAGTTCTTGAGACCAACCGTCGATATTCCTATTCTTCTTCTATACTATCCATAAGACCTGACACTCCAGGGTAAACTGCCCTCTAAAGTGCTTCTCCTTCATGTCGAGCTTCGAATCATTCATCTCCTCTGCTTTCTTGTTTTTTCTTCTTGGTAGAGCCTCTGCTTTCTTGTTTACTACATGGCACTATGAGTATTCCTTGAGAATTTTCAGACCAACCTATCATTATTGAATCCCACTGATCAGCTACATGATTTTGGTCTCTGGTTTTACCCCGTTCTGTACCTGATCTATGTGACTTAGATTTGAGGTAGGCTTGATGCTGTGATAAGATCTAGCCATGACTTCCACAGCCGAACAGGATCTGCTACCACACTACAAGAGAGGAACACGGGACCGTACAGCAAAAGACACCCAACCAGACAGAGACAGGGCAAACACCTTTTACAAAGGCATGGGCAAGCGTGCACGTCGACTTTATCTTCTCGACCAAACTCAATGTTACATCCGCCCACTGGACCCATGCAGGGAAATTGAGCTGAAAAGTCAGTATATGAAACAATATAACTAAAGGAGTCCCTCGGTGGTCCCTCTTCCAAGTTTGTCATTTACACCAGCTCATTTCCCTTCTCAAGGAGTAGAGAATCCATCAGTGACTTGATTGTCCACTGTATAAATCTGAGAGACACCAATTGGTGCGAATATCATCCCTAATTCCGGGCAAGTGTCAAGTATTGTGCAAATCTCGACCTCAAAGTCTGCCCCCATCAAAACAAAGTGCCTTGCACAACCACTCTAATCCTCTCCTGTTCTGGTCCATGGAGTTCTCAATCAAAGAGTTACGAGGGAAGTGGAATTTGAATATATAAGAACAAAAAAGTTAGATAGATACAAATCACTGCATCTCACCCATTCattgcatatattttaatttttttttgggataaaaaCTGTGCATTCAAATAAATCTAATGTAAATACAGTCAAAagagtcagaaaataaaatatctttaagGTGCTCCAGGATTATCCCTTCTTTTATTCAAACAAATCCTTTAAAATGATCAGCGACAAAGACAGCTACTCAATCAACAGCAATATTCAGCTTCCGATAGGCATGTTTAGAGATATACACTCGTCAACCAAACAATATGACAGATATATCCTTCAAATTATTAGAATTTAACATCTCgatattcgatccatattgagcccacagcgaggtctgcGACGAAAAATAGAATCCAACGAgtccaagatcacctcaaacagaATCCGGATGATCGAAATATGTTCGATTGAAGTTGGCACGAAATCTAAAGTAGCGGAGAACCGTCAGCAGCGGCGGTGGGCCGGCGGAGCGGCAGTGCACGGCCCAGGCACAGCAGCGTGCGGCCCAGGCTCGGGCACACGTGCatggggcgcggcccaggcccacgcgagcCCGCACTGGGAGCCTGGTCCATCGTGGACTGGGCAGTGTACAGTCGGTCgcatggaccgcatgggcattttacatgcgtttctcatggtccatggactatttcatggaccgatgCGTGATTAGACGGCGTGGGGATGCTTGCGGTCGTGATCCAATGGTCCAGAGTCTTTCTTAGGGTGTTTTAAGGAGTCATTAACCTAATCTAACTtgtttttaaccctttaaaagggtcttGATGCAGGAGCAGTGAGGTGGTGGCTCGGTTTTGACAGTAGCGAACCCacgtgaagagagagagatgcgAGGATGCTCAGAAGAGGAGCAGAAAAACTTCTGGATAGCGGACAGCAGTCATTTCAGGAGTTCAGGaggatcttcttagagagaacttttgtgaggaaAAATTTTCTGTGAGGAAGAGATTGGATATATAAGGGTTGAAGGTGAGAT contains these protein-coding regions:
- the LOC105045934 gene encoding DNA N(6)-methyladenine demethylase ALKBH1D; protein product: MKAGGRTPDGCSRGRGIPRGREWASGGKPSVYWDDGRSVSSSRGLSDKTPPIVRPEQGGISSEKVQDSNATEHSNHGADICPFDICTRDSTGPVKLNLSLLQVNREKRRERELTRNVPQHRYLRPGMILLKNFISHQNQVQIIKICRELGLGLGGFYRPGYRDGAKLHLQMMCLGKNWDPESRLYGDKRPFDGAVPPKIPEEFKKLVEGAIQACHDFLRQNSKSNKSVEDELPGMSPDICLVNFYSTSGRLGLHQDRDESKDSLHKGLPVVSFSLGDSAEFLYGAERDVDRAEKVVLESGDVLLFGGKSRLIFHGVPCVQVNTAPKLLIEETKLKPGRLNLTFRQY